In the Leptotrichia sp. oral taxon 212 genome, one interval contains:
- a CDS encoding autotransporter-associated N-terminal domain-containing protein has product MTNNLKRIEKELRTFAKRCRDVKYNSALLFTFLLTGLISFTAPETDSVEQARRGLQTSITDMKKLFKEAKAENNKLLKSSNLELIQLMEQGDHVVKSPWSSWQFGMNYFYSDWRGTYKGRGDKSKENLNLVRKTDPLERFKATSQMSSTYGTTDLALVSEPPAEIEVSAGIRPKDVNKQAPSFVPAAPAGALPPFDPKIIQPPKAPDAITVTPPNITPPTLLGGGANPSADNYYYWNGNDGAISQVNVTSGTIDITGNTTGYSGGNMNLTLNNFHLSAYPGTNPSGTAPTSGTHNLSQRFFNTLLNVPYSEFGTGVTINYNYTKGPSGHEGAVINLETEGNVNGNLASAVTNNHITQAKKDILNKYQSYSGITGADNGATELLFINKGTVNLLSENAIYLFTTTHTNGSDRTNYIDNEGTINAKGKNSVIIKHTPDTQQGRGWIYSNSSSGKMYADGEGSMVMGWAYTFLQHGRAAFVNEGTIQVRGKKAIGIFMASDSGNSTMAPGSSVYLTKAIDLLGDESIGWVSQNTGIDGDTKNLVQFNIGKEAQIAAIGNSLTEATKTEKAIGILQDHIKKTNTVAVIEIGEHTKGSMGIYARQGELNITAPAANSGITSSKIDLQGGKENIGMVATANAKVNFDGEAKISGGEDQKLALAEAGGKVNLNGAVTAGSASNFIKNSVTLYATDNNSEVTLTKPEKYLSYLSENSVAAYAKDKGKINMNNNTLPTTPNINIKSTSNKGMGLFASNGGVINAQKHYMKVENGSTGISSVGTNGGVDSNVDFNGGKLDYNGEGYALYAKDGGKITFTNGNLILRGKSTAMELNASGTNPINISNTKITVMSNDVIVFNIVNATAPINVSNLAGNISSLVGTGVDVSAGTEGGQTFNKYKLAALDGGTMNIDVDVNKADGPTTVSGYYFQRFLGQRLKTNVNSNVTARLTTAQADDLYKGQVVAIEANSSKNASTNAETQVNIAAGKTIDVARTDGTDKGGVGVFVNYGIVDNKGTISVEKDSTANSDGVGIYSANGSEVTNEGTIDVSGKNGIGILGIAYRTDAAGSPKVNEFGGKPGEGKVTILNKGKVTLNGEGATGIFAKNNKAGSNATNATATNDAAGILTLSGNKSVGMSGEKSTLTNTGTINIQGQESTGMFAKDSSEMTNNGTINLVDSASADKPNIGMFTEDKNTVIHNNKDIIGGNNTYGIYGKTVNLSATGQIKVGDNSVGIFSNGEYAAGSTPTIDLAANSKIEVGKNEAVGVFTTGENQVIKSEGDMKIGDGSYGFVIRGKGTKLFTHNPNGVTLGNDAVFAYSADKTGNIENKTTLTSTGSKNYGLYAAGIVNNLADINFGTGVGNVGIYSIGGGTATNGSSTIRPTIRVSKSDTVNKLYGIGMAAGYTDDNGVTHQTGTITNYGTIKVEKDNGIGMYATGSGSKAINHGDIELSGKGTTGMYLDNNAIGENYGTIKTAPNTTKDGIIGVVAMNGAVIKNYGTIEIKGSGNTGIFLSKGKSEGTVPQDLDGSKGLEEKKQLPTGKKVSGIDINAPGDGTATIKRNGTVITPTYVDTITSSANAQKVRSGATELDLRAANLNNIPSLSQASSIGMYIDTSGVNYTNPIKGLDKLTNLKRVNLIFGTEAARYTSSKDIKIGQNILSPYNKVISTLSAGGGKKFTINSASLTWITTGTQNSDDTFNAVYLSKIPYTAFAKDKDTYNFMDGLEQRYGVEGVGSREKELFNKLNAIGKGEPMLFAQAVDEMKGHQYSNVQQRIQATGNVLNKEFDYLRNSWSNSTKDSNKIKAFGMRDEYKTDTAGIIDYTSNAYGFAYLHEDETVKLGNSSGWYAGAVHNRFKFKDIGKSKENQTMLKLGIFKTMSPAADHNGSLRWTISGEGYVSRNDMHRKYLVVDEIFNAKSDYTAYGVAVKNELGYNIRTSERTSIRPYGSLKLEYGRFTTIKEKSGEMRLDVKGNDYYSIRPEVGIEFKYKQPMAVKTTFTAALGLGYENELGKVGDVNNKARVGYTSADWYNLRGEKDDRKGNFKADLNIGVENQRFGVTLNGGYDTKGKNVRGGIGFRAIY; this is encoded by the coding sequence ATGACTAATAATTTGAAAAGAATAGAAAAAGAATTAAGAACATTTGCTAAAAGATGTAGAGATGTAAAATACAATTCAGCATTATTGTTTACATTCCTGTTAACAGGTTTAATATCTTTTACAGCTCCTGAAACAGACAGTGTAGAACAGGCAAGAAGAGGACTTCAGACATCGATAACAGATATGAAGAAGTTGTTTAAGGAAGCGAAGGCTGAAAATAATAAATTATTAAAATCATCAAACCTTGAGTTAATACAGTTAATGGAACAGGGAGACCATGTAGTTAAATCTCCATGGAGTTCATGGCAGTTTGGAATGAACTATTTCTACAGTGACTGGAGAGGAACTTACAAAGGTAGGGGTGATAAATCTAAAGAAAATTTAAATTTAGTGAGAAAAACAGATCCATTAGAAAGATTTAAAGCTACATCTCAAATGTCTTCAACATATGGAACAACAGATTTAGCTTTGGTTAGCGAACCACCTGCTGAAATTGAAGTAAGTGCAGGGATAAGACCTAAGGATGTAAATAAACAAGCACCTAGTTTTGTACCAGCAGCACCAGCAGGAGCTTTACCACCATTTGATCCCAAAATAATACAACCTCCAAAGGCTCCAGATGCTATAACAGTTACACCACCTAATATAACACCACCAACTTTATTAGGAGGAGGAGCAAATCCAAGTGCAGATAACTATTATTATTGGAATGGAAATGATGGAGCTATTTCTCAAGTTAATGTAACAAGTGGAACTATCGACATTACAGGAAATACAACAGGTTATAGTGGTGGAAATATGAATTTAACATTAAATAATTTTCATTTGTCAGCATATCCAGGAACTAATCCTAGTGGTACAGCTCCAACAAGTGGAACACATAATTTAAGTCAAAGATTTTTTAATACTTTATTAAATGTTCCTTATTCTGAATTTGGTACAGGAGTTACAATAAATTATAATTATACTAAAGGTCCTAGTGGACATGAAGGAGCTGTCATTAACTTAGAAACAGAAGGGAATGTCAATGGAAATTTAGCTTCAGCAGTAACAAATAATCATATAACTCAAGCTAAAAAGGATATATTAAATAAATATCAATCTTATTCTGGAATAACAGGAGCTGATAATGGAGCAACAGAACTTTTATTCATTAATAAGGGAACAGTTAATTTATTGAGTGAAAATGCAATTTATTTATTTACTACAACTCATACTAATGGAAGTGATCGTACAAACTATATTGATAATGAGGGGACTATAAATGCTAAAGGTAAAAATTCTGTTATCATAAAACATACACCAGATACACAACAAGGAAGAGGATGGATTTATTCAAACAGTTCAAGTGGAAAGATGTATGCTGATGGTGAAGGTTCTATGGTAATGGGTTGGGCATATACATTTTTGCAACATGGAAGAGCAGCTTTTGTAAATGAAGGAACTATACAAGTAAGAGGTAAAAAAGCAATAGGAATTTTCATGGCATCTGATAGTGGAAACTCAACAATGGCTCCTGGAAGTTCAGTATATTTAACAAAGGCAATAGATTTATTAGGAGATGAGTCTATTGGTTGGGTATCACAAAATACAGGTATAGATGGAGATACTAAAAATTTAGTTCAATTTAATATAGGTAAAGAAGCACAAATTGCTGCCATAGGAAATAGTTTAACAGAAGCAACAAAAACTGAAAAAGCAATAGGAATTTTACAAGATCATATTAAAAAGACAAATACAGTAGCTGTTATTGAAATAGGAGAACATACTAAGGGAAGTATGGGAATCTATGCAAGACAGGGTGAATTAAATATTACAGCACCAGCAGCTAATTCAGGTATTACTTCTAGTAAAATAGACTTACAAGGTGGAAAAGAAAATATTGGTATGGTTGCAACTGCTAATGCAAAAGTGAATTTTGATGGAGAAGCAAAAATTAGTGGAGGAGAAGATCAAAAATTAGCCTTAGCAGAAGCAGGAGGAAAAGTTAATCTTAATGGAGCTGTTACTGCTGGAAGTGCTTCTAATTTTATAAAAAATTCAGTTACTCTATATGCAACAGATAATAATTCTGAAGTAACACTTACTAAACCAGAAAAGTATTTATCATACCTATCAGAAAACTCAGTAGCTGCTTATGCTAAAGATAAGGGTAAAATTAATATGAATAATAACACTCTTCCAACAACTCCTAATATAAATATTAAGAGTACATCTAATAAAGGAATGGGATTGTTTGCAAGTAATGGTGGAGTAATCAATGCTCAAAAACATTATATGAAAGTAGAAAATGGAAGTACAGGAATATCATCTGTTGGTACAAATGGTGGAGTAGATTCTAATGTAGATTTTAATGGTGGAAAACTTGATTATAATGGAGAAGGTTATGCTCTTTATGCAAAAGATGGAGGAAAAATAACATTTACTAATGGTAATCTGATTTTACGTGGAAAATCTACTGCTATGGAATTAAATGCTTCTGGAACTAATCCAATAAATATTTCAAATACTAAAATTACTGTTATGTCAAATGATGTTATAGTATTTAATATAGTAAATGCAACAGCTCCTATAAATGTAAGTAATTTGGCAGGAAATATAAGTAGCCTTGTTGGAACAGGAGTTGATGTTTCTGCTGGAACTGAAGGTGGACAAACATTTAATAAATATAAACTTGCTGCTTTAGATGGTGGAACAATGAATATAGATGTTGATGTTAATAAAGCAGATGGTCCAACAACTGTTAGTGGATATTATTTCCAAAGATTTTTAGGACAACGTTTAAAAACAAATGTTAATTCAAATGTAACTGCTAGATTAACAACAGCACAAGCTGATGACTTATATAAAGGTCAAGTAGTTGCAATAGAAGCTAACTCAAGTAAAAATGCTAGTACTAATGCAGAAACTCAAGTTAATATTGCAGCAGGAAAAACAATAGATGTTGCAAGAACAGATGGAACAGATAAAGGTGGAGTTGGAGTATTTGTTAACTATGGAATTGTTGATAATAAAGGAACTATTTCAGTTGAAAAAGATTCTACTGCTAATAGTGATGGTGTTGGAATATATTCAGCAAATGGTTCAGAAGTTACAAATGAAGGAACAATAGATGTTAGTGGAAAGAATGGAATAGGAATATTAGGTATAGCATACAGAACAGATGCTGCAGGAAGTCCAAAAGTAAATGAATTTGGAGGAAAACCAGGAGAAGGAAAAGTAACTATTCTAAATAAAGGAAAAGTAACTTTAAATGGTGAGGGAGCAACTGGAATATTTGCTAAAAACAACAAAGCAGGTTCAAATGCTACAAATGCAACTGCAACAAATGATGCAGCTGGAATCTTAACATTAAGTGGAAATAAATCTGTTGGAATGTCAGGAGAAAAATCAACTTTAACAAATACAGGTACAATAAATATTCAAGGACAAGAAAGTACAGGAATGTTTGCTAAGGATTCTTCTGAAATGACAAATAATGGTACAATTAATTTAGTAGATTCAGCATCAGCAGATAAGCCTAATATAGGAATGTTTACTGAAGATAAAAATACTGTAATCCATAATAACAAAGATATAATAGGTGGAAATAACACTTATGGTATTTATGGTAAAACTGTAAATCTTAGCGCAACAGGACAAATAAAAGTTGGAGATAATTCAGTAGGAATATTCTCTAATGGTGAATATGCAGCTGGTTCAACTCCAACTATAGATTTAGCTGCAAACTCAAAAATAGAAGTTGGTAAAAATGAAGCAGTAGGAGTATTTACTACGGGAGAAAATCAAGTCATAAAATCAGAAGGAGACATGAAAATAGGAGATGGCTCTTATGGATTTGTAATAAGAGGAAAAGGAACTAAATTATTTACTCATAATCCAAATGGAGTTACATTAGGAAATGATGCAGTATTTGCATATTCAGCAGATAAAACAGGAAATATTGAAAATAAAACAACATTAACTTCAACAGGAAGTAAAAATTATGGTTTATATGCAGCTGGAATTGTAAACAATTTAGCAGATATAAACTTTGGAACAGGTGTAGGAAATGTTGGAATATATAGTATAGGTGGAGGAACTGCAACAAATGGAAGTTCTACAATTAGACCAACAATAAGAGTAAGTAAAAGTGATACAGTAAATAAATTGTATGGAATAGGAATGGCAGCAGGTTATACAGATGACAATGGAGTAACTCATCAAACTGGAACTATTACAAACTATGGAACTATTAAAGTGGAAAAAGATAATGGTATTGGAATGTATGCTACTGGAAGTGGTTCAAAAGCAATAAACCATGGTGATATAGAATTAAGTGGAAAAGGTACAACAGGAATGTACTTGGACAATAATGCTATAGGAGAAAACTATGGAACAATAAAGACAGCTCCTAATACAACAAAAGATGGTATTATTGGAGTAGTTGCAATGAATGGTGCTGTAATTAAAAACTATGGAACAATAGAAATAAAAGGTAGTGGTAATACAGGAATCTTTTTATCAAAAGGTAAAAGTGAAGGAACTGTTCCTCAAGATTTAGATGGTTCAAAAGGATTAGAAGAAAAGAAACAATTACCAACAGGTAAGAAAGTATCTGGAATAGATATTAATGCTCCTGGTGATGGAACAGCTACAATCAAGAGAAATGGAACAGTTATAACTCCTACTTATGTAGATACAATTACAAGTTCAGCCAATGCACAAAAAGTAAGATCTGGAGCAACAGAATTAGATTTAAGAGCAGCTAATTTAAATAACATTCCATCTTTAAGTCAAGCAAGCTCAATAGGAATGTATATAGATACATCAGGAGTAAATTATACTAATCCTATTAAAGGTTTAGATAAATTAACAAACTTAAAGAGAGTAAATTTAATATTTGGAACAGAAGCAGCAAGATATACTAGTAGTAAAGATATAAAAATTGGACAAAATATCTTATCACCATATAATAAAGTTATATCAACTCTTAGTGCTGGTGGAGGTAAGAAATTTACAATAAATTCTGCTAGTTTAACTTGGATAACAACAGGAACACAAAATTCTGATGATACTTTTAATGCTGTATATTTATCAAAAATACCTTACACTGCTTTTGCAAAAGATAAAGATACATACAACTTTATGGATGGATTAGAACAAAGATATGGAGTTGAAGGAGTAGGTTCAAGAGAAAAAGAATTATTTAATAAATTAAATGCTATTGGAAAAGGAGAACCTATGTTATTTGCACAAGCAGTTGATGAAATGAAAGGACATCAATATTCTAATGTTCAGCAAAGAATACAGGCAACAGGAAATGTTCTTAATAAAGAATTTGATTATCTAAGAAACAGCTGGTCCAATTCAACAAAAGATTCAAATAAAATAAAAGCATTTGGAATGAGAGATGAATATAAGACAGATACTGCAGGAATAATAGACTACACAAGTAATGCATACGGATTTGCATATTTACATGAAGACGAAACAGTTAAACTTGGAAACAGCTCAGGATGGTATGCAGGAGCGGTACATAACAGATTCAAGTTCAAGGATATAGGAAAATCAAAAGAAAACCAGACAATGTTAAAACTTGGAATCTTCAAGACAATGTCACCAGCTGCAGATCATAACGGATCATTGAGATGGACAATATCAGGAGAAGGATATGTATCAAGAAACGACATGCACAGAAAGTATCTTGTAGTTGATGAAATCTTCAATGCGAAGTCAGACTATACAGCATATGGAGTGGCGGTTAAGAATGAACTGGGATATAATATAAGAACAAGTGAAAGAACAAGCATAAGACCATACGGAAGCTTAAAACTTGAATATGGAAGATTTACTACAATCAAGGAGAAGTCAGGAGAAATGAGACTTGATGTAAAAGGAAACGACTACTACTCAATAAGACCGGAAGTGGGAATAGAATTCAAGTATAAACAACCAATGGCAGTAAAGACAACATTTACAGCTGCTTTAGGACTAGGATATGAAAATGAACTAGGAAAAGTAGGAGATGTAAATAACAAGGCAAGAGTAGGATATACTAGTGCAGACTGGTATAACTTAAGAGGAGAGAAGGATGACAGAAAAGGAAACTTTAAAGCAGACTTAAATATCGGAGTGGAAAACCAGAGATTCGGAGTAACATTAAATGGAGGATATGATACGAAAGGTAAGAATGTAAGAGGAGGAATAGGATTTAGAGCTATCTACTAA
- a CDS encoding OmpA family protein yields the protein MARRTATVVAGVAMLLAVSSVSSAARKLTTTQMRENTIRINALEIDRIDITEIIAEEKGPDQQIVVMDERSLNFDFDKSNVKPQYFEMLHKFIEYVNFNDYEVVIEGHTDSKGSNAYNMKLGMRRAQSVKAKLLEFGLDPSRIKGTVSKGEEEPVATNSTSEGRAQNRRIEFKLARRGSQQ from the coding sequence ATGGCTAGAAGAACAGCAACAGTAGTAGCGGGTGTAGCGATGTTGTTGGCAGTATCTTCGGTATCATCTGCGGCGAGAAAGCTGACAACAACACAGATGAGGGAAAATACGATAAGAATAAATGCCCTTGAGATAGACAGGATAGACATAACAGAAATAATAGCGGAAGAGAAGGGGCCGGATCAGCAGATAGTTGTAATGGACGAGAGAAGTTTGAACTTTGACTTTGACAAGTCGAACGTAAAGCCCCAGTACTTTGAAATGCTACATAAATTCATAGAATATGTGAACTTCAACGATTATGAAGTAGTGATAGAAGGACATACAGATTCAAAGGGAAGCAATGCTTACAACATGAAGTTAGGAATGAGAAGGGCACAGAGCGTAAAGGCGAAGTTACTGGAATTTGGACTTGACCCTAGCAGAATAAAGGGAACGGTATCAAAAGGTGAAGAAGAGCCTGTAGCGACAAACAGTACATCAGAGGGAAGAGCACAGAACAGAAGAATAGAATTCAAGCTTGCAAGAAGAGGAAGCCAGCAGTAA
- a CDS encoding FAD-I family protein → MKAKKIMGVALLAFAVGQLSMAEKTDPNIERLLKVAKQKKAAEEKEARKQELMNSVVEEGEVPVTVSPSISTPSVSGSKKAELEAKRNKEAEARKRKAEAKAMKAKYKNMSESEKMDAEVQRIKKRVDEINSNIETFHKTNEMLDKMEQRLEGIENKLN, encoded by the coding sequence ATGAAAGCTAAGAAGATAATGGGAGTGGCACTGCTTGCATTTGCGGTGGGGCAGCTGTCAATGGCAGAGAAGACAGACCCGAACATAGAAAGACTGTTAAAGGTTGCGAAACAGAAGAAGGCGGCAGAGGAGAAGGAGGCAAGAAAACAGGAACTTATGAACTCAGTAGTTGAAGAGGGAGAAGTACCTGTAACAGTATCTCCGAGCATAAGCACACCATCAGTGAGCGGAAGCAAGAAAGCGGAGCTGGAAGCAAAGCGAAACAAGGAAGCTGAAGCTAGAAAGAGAAAGGCTGAGGCAAAAGCGATGAAGGCGAAGTACAAGAACATGAGTGAAAGCGAAAAGATGGATGCGGAAGTACAGAGAATAAAGAAGAGAGTTGACGAGATAAACAGCAACATAGAGACATTCCACAAGACGAATGAGATGCTTGACAAGATGGAACAGAGACTTGAAGGTATTGAAAATAAATTAAATTAA
- a CDS encoding adhesion protein FadA has translation MKKKILLLSMLLVMAALSYPATKPSLEASLNSIENKFNDLLEKEAQKKREFEAQKAQLETEVADLRAKEEGKEKVFEKLKKDSEVRWHRDKYKQVLNNYDVYYKNIAKLIKEKEQKIAELEQILAIMGN, from the coding sequence ATGAAAAAGAAAATACTTCTGCTGTCAATGCTATTAGTAATGGCGGCATTAAGTTATCCGGCAACAAAACCAAGTCTGGAAGCGAGTCTGAACTCAATAGAGAACAAGTTTAACGACCTTCTTGAAAAGGAAGCTCAGAAGAAGAGGGAATTTGAGGCACAGAAGGCGCAGCTTGAAACTGAAGTGGCAGATCTCAGGGCAAAGGAAGAAGGAAAAGAAAAGGTATTTGAAAAACTTAAGAAGGACTCAGAAGTGAGATGGCATAGAGATAAATACAAACAGGTCCTTAACAACTATGACGTATACTACAAGAACATAGCAAAACTAATAAAAGAAAAAGAACAGAAGATAGCTGAACTTGAACAGATACTTGCAATAATGGGGAACTAG